From Clostridia bacterium, the proteins below share one genomic window:
- a CDS encoding DUF5711 family protein — protein MEFPEKEPSTGQAGSKIGAVSFFLLLLVVVTIAFAVYLKSKNENIGDLSIKELISTVFSDKGGKSAVEKLIGQIEYDYKEHPVYSIYKDSIIKCTKDNVMCLNKKGEVLWSKSIQISNPLIKVGDSYLLIADLNGRYFYVINGKEIKWEQKVDSNIINADINEKGYVAIVKEYRGYKGAVEVYDPHGNWIFTSTKGENHILSAKVLPSCDGVAVNTLDTSGVSADTQFEFISMAGKVTGKLKEINAIFPFIWPMNNNSIVAVGDSAAVCIDEEKKIKWRLQFDKVYSSNSSLGKLIVIAAKGNGSSGMFSGEKTEVKIINTAGESAKEFSVDGDVYGIETYGSTIAVNSGREIYFANTKGKLIGKYSSKIDILEVQFFNKDEVAVISKNNIVVTRIN, from the coding sequence GTGGAGTTTCCAGAAAAAGAACCCAGTACAGGACAAGCAGGAAGCAAGATTGGTGCTGTAAGTTTTTTTCTGCTTTTGCTGGTAGTTGTTACAATAGCTTTTGCGGTCTACTTAAAGAGTAAGAATGAGAATATAGGTGATTTGAGCATAAAAGAGCTTATCAGCACTGTTTTTTCGGACAAAGGTGGGAAGAGTGCCGTAGAAAAGCTGATTGGACAGATCGAGTATGACTATAAGGAGCATCCTGTATATAGTATTTATAAGGATTCCATAATAAAATGCACTAAAGATAATGTCATGTGCCTGAACAAAAAAGGTGAAGTGCTATGGTCAAAATCAATACAGATCAGTAACCCCTTAATAAAAGTAGGAGACTCATACCTTCTGATAGCAGACCTGAACGGGCGTTATTTTTATGTCATAAACGGTAAGGAAATCAAGTGGGAGCAGAAAGTTGACAGTAATATAATTAATGCCGATATTAATGAAAAAGGGTACGTTGCTATAGTTAAGGAGTATAGGGGCTATAAGGGTGCTGTTGAAGTTTATGACCCTCATGGAAACTGGATTTTTACATCAACAAAAGGGGAAAACCATATACTCTCGGCTAAGGTATTACCCTCGTGTGATGGTGTAGCAGTAAATACTTTAGATACATCAGGTGTCAGTGCAGATACCCAGTTTGAGTTTATAAGCATGGCAGGCAAAGTTACCGGAAAACTCAAAGAGATTAATGCAATTTTTCCATTCATATGGCCAATGAATAATAATTCTATAGTGGCTGTAGGAGATTCTGCGGCAGTATGTATTGATGAAGAAAAGAAAATCAAGTGGAGGCTGCAATTTGACAAAGTATACAGTTCAAACTCATCACTGGGCAAGCTTATAGTAATAGCTGCAAAGGGGAATGGTTCCAGTGGCATGTTCAGTGGAGAAAAAACAGAGGTTAAGATAATTAACACAGCAGGGGAGAGTGCAAAAGAATTTTCTGTTGATGGAGATGTTTACGGTATTGAAACTTATGGAAGCACAATAGCGGTAAATTCAGGGAGAGAAATATACTTTGCAAATACAAAAGGGAAATTGATTGGGAAATATAGCTCAAAAATAGATATATTAGAGGTTCAGTTCTTCAATAAAGATGAGGTTGCTGTGATATCCAAAAATAATATCGTTGTAACAAGGATAAATTAA